A single region of the Streptomyces sp. NBC_00236 genome encodes:
- a CDS encoding sugar O-acetyltransferase translates to MLARIAKGFVYTESEAAFQAPLRRTEQVFEYNLTPPSKPERRRQLLVEILGSVGERTVLLPPFHAGFGSNVHIGDDFFGNVNLTFVDDVEIRIGDGVMIAPSVTLTTTGHPVHPARRADFGRFSEPIVIEDKVWIGSNVVVLPGVRIGYGSVIGAGSVVSRSIPPMTVALGTPCRVVRDITDEDLTARSAGRDVV, encoded by the coding sequence GTGCTCGCCCGGATCGCCAAAGGGTTCGTCTACACCGAGTCGGAGGCAGCCTTTCAGGCCCCTCTGCGCCGCACGGAGCAAGTCTTCGAGTACAACCTGACGCCCCCGAGCAAGCCGGAGAGGCGCCGGCAGCTGCTCGTCGAGATCCTCGGCTCCGTCGGTGAACGCACCGTGCTGTTGCCTCCGTTCCATGCCGGGTTCGGCAGCAACGTTCACATCGGCGACGACTTCTTCGGAAACGTGAACCTGACGTTCGTCGATGACGTGGAGATCCGCATAGGTGACGGCGTCATGATCGCTCCCAGCGTGACGCTGACCACGACGGGACATCCGGTCCATCCCGCGCGCCGAGCTGACTTCGGTCGCTTCTCGGAGCCGATCGTGATCGAGGACAAGGTCTGGATCGGCAGCAACGTTGTGGTCCTGCCCGGTGTTCGCATCGGATATGGATCGGTCATCGGCGCGGGCAGCGTCGTCAGCCGGAGCATTCCGCCGATGACCGTGGCACTCGGAACACCGTGTCGAGTGGTCCGCGACATCACGGACGAAGACCTCACCGCACGCTCCGCCGGACGCGACGTCGTCTAG
- a CDS encoding sigma factor-like helix-turn-helix DNA-binding protein translates to MTPSQRVAYVLHDLFSVPFDRIAHVLGGTVPSAKKHASRARQRLDGAQDASERNSGPDQRIVEAFLTAARTGDTRRMIQLLAPDSVRDADAALLPRGARTAVLGAVDIANETVHFRDRIRSACRLTVNDKSVYLIAPGGHPLATIEISTAKGKVTRIAVRSAQADDRFAAALRSTSPTRNNRVVTRAHRL, encoded by the coding sequence TTGACCCCGTCCCAACGGGTCGCGTACGTCCTGCATGACCTGTTCTCCGTCCCCTTCGACCGGATCGCGCACGTGCTGGGCGGGACGGTGCCCAGTGCCAAGAAGCACGCCAGCAGGGCTCGACAACGCCTCGACGGCGCCCAGGATGCCTCGGAGCGGAACAGCGGACCGGACCAACGGATCGTCGAGGCCTTCCTGACAGCAGCCCGGACCGGAGATACGCGCAGGATGATCCAGCTGCTCGCGCCCGACAGCGTCCGTGACGCCGACGCTGCGCTCCTGCCTCGCGGTGCCCGTACCGCAGTCCTCGGTGCTGTCGACATCGCCAACGAGACCGTGCACTTCCGTGATCGCATTCGGTCGGCCTGCAGGCTCACTGTCAACGACAAGTCGGTGTACCTCATCGCCCCGGGCGGACATCCCCTCGCCACGATCGAGATCAGTACAGCCAAGGGGAAGGTCACGAGAATCGCGGTGCGATCGGCCCAGGCCGACGACCGATTCGCGGCCGCCCTACGGTCAACGTCCCCGACCCGCAACAACCGGGTGGTGACCCGCGCGCATCGTTTGTAG